A region from the Cherax quadricarinatus isolate ZL_2023a chromosome 55, ASM3850222v1, whole genome shotgun sequence genome encodes:
- the LOC128699020 gene encoding mucin-2-like: MKSLVLAAFVSCLFLLTQEKVHGEKNLLSGQEKADVSLRKRRDANPDNNNQEGSSEGRGQGVGEFHQSISDADDGHSNVVEGGRQVSNYEKRRRTNNNEDPGRVRREEKLRRSKNNEDPRRVKRKEKLRRSKNNEDPRHVKRKEKLRRTKSNKGHGRVRNGKKHGADLKRRDMHATNDGKNRKDSLTKNGEEKLPGSKRNLSQESKKLKHHVKNGEKHHLGKKVNKRRRQKNGEGRIAMSGEGRQNTKKHKLQNDKHRGKKKTDNSVKKMGIGRTAEKLNKVKKITAERRNSARNKQVKKSRKQMKKSQKKRKKSNQQHAKITKSEKAKSGNLKNKGKSTKARRNQKKDRQTKKDSKKRNKERKNRKKDAKRLKNKKNRTNLKGKHSGKEVKKRGKKLKKHKSTKVHTNKDKQSKEGKDKSKNQKNRTKDSNQTLDNRKAKKHGRKNLKKDKSANTKKNKDKKGRKKSENEKNKKTELDRKPGKGVIEKVVQKKEKEQRKQDRYSSGGKSNEHFHKKKCKATKKCTKAGGKCQAKGKCKTKVAASKCKGRSCECCLSACAFKPKKKCTKYKGVCKTKCDVKEQLIAKGCMKKKCVCCAKPCKPTTVCTSLGGYCVQSKKSCVGLVDKDECKGAKCFCCYPTPTTTTSTSTPFVSTVPSSSTTTTLGTTTTNSSINTTLTTSTTNTTATTSTSNTTATTSTTNTTATTLTTNTTATTLTTNTTATTSTTNTTATTSTTNTTATTSTTNTTATTSTTNTTASTSTTNTTATTSTTNTTATTSTSNTATTTSTNATLANLTAELNQLLSAINTTNQVIASLQTMLTLLTNLANAINASIIGRRKRDTPQDILGIVGITAEIEIAILQGNTNGLNLLAASLNTKQSSVIQAIQMYSNGTLSNSNNLQVAVITAILNINTCLNIAGALRSSQSSSIAIIQVQISALGGTTVTVPTVSVIIPTFITVTVASTSTTTPASTTNSASTVSTGTTSTSSPSTTTINAPTTTTNATLTNLTAQLNQLLTSLNATDQAILALQSIETVLTNLANVVNASIVGRRKRDISTTILTIVQITTSMQTAITQGNDNDINSLTLQLTTIQVTVVQTIQMIVSRTYIPNAGLLTFVQSTITTVSTCISVAVTRRTQVLSNINNVQKQIIQRGGTTVTVPTVPSVVVTTITFPATTTPVVVTTTPIIVTTTPAVATTTPVVATTTPAVATTTPVVATTTPVVATTTPAVATTTAVATTTPVVATTTAVATTTSAVATTTSVVATTTSVVATTTPVAVTTTPAVATTSPAVATTTPVVATTTAVATTTAVATTTPVVATTTPVVATTTSVVATTTSVVATTTSVVATTTSVVATTTPVVATTTPVVTTTSPIVATTTPVVTTTPANVATTTAAAATTTAAATTTTAAATTTTAAATTTTAAATTTTAAATATTAAATTTTAAATTTTAAATTTTAAATTTTAAATTTTAAATTTTATETTTVHG, encoded by the exons ATGAAGTCTTTAGTTTTAGCTGCTTTTGTCTCTTGTCTTTTTCTGCTGACGCAG GAAAAAGTACATGGAGAGAAAAATCTAttaagtggtcaagaaaaagcaGATGTAAGTCTACGCAAGAGGAGAGACGCAAACCCTGACAATAATAATCAAGAAGGTAGCAGCGAAGGCAGAGGACAAGGCGTTGGAGAATTTCATCAGAGCATCAGTGATGCTGATGAcggtcacagtaatgttgtggAAGGAGGTCGCCAAGTGAGCAACTATGAAAAGCGTCGTCGTACCAATAATAACGAAGATCCTGGTCGTGTCAGGAGAGAAGAAAAGCTTCGTCGTTCCAAGAATAACGAAGATCCTCGTCGTGTCAAGAGAAAAGAAAAACTTCGTCGTTCCAAGAATAACGAAGATCCTCGTCATGTCAAGAGAAAAGAAAAGCTTCGTCGTACCAAGAGTAACAAAGGCCATGGTCGTGTCCGGAACGGAAAAAAACATGGAGCCGACTTAAAGAGGAGAGACATGCATGCCACAAATGACGGAAAGAACAGGAAAGATTCCCTCACTAAGAATGGCGAGGAGAAACTTCCAGGTAGCAAAAGAAACCTTTCCCAAGAGAGCAAGAAACTGAAACATCACGTCAAGAATGGGGAAAAGCATCACCTCGGTAAGAAAGTGAATAAACGACGTAGGCAAAAGAATGGAGAAGGACGCATTGCGATGAGCGGAGAGGGACGCCAGAACACAAAGAAACATAAACTTCAAAATGATAAACATCGGGGAAAAAAGAAGACGGACAACAGCGTTAAGAAAATGGGAATTGGTCGAACTGCTGAGAAGCTCAATAAGGTAAAGAAAATCACTGCTGAGAGGAGGAATAGTGCCAGGAACAAACAGGTTAAGAAATCACGAAAACAGATGAAAAAATCGCAGAAGAAGCGGAAGAAAAGCAATCAGCAACATGCAAAAATAACTAAATCAGAGAAAGCAAAATCAGGAAACCTTAAGAACAAGGGAAAATCAACGAAAGCTAGAAGGAATCaaaagaaagacagacagacaaaaaaaGACAGCAAAAAGCGCAATAAAGAGAGAAAAAATCGGAAGAAAGATGCCAAGAGacttaaaaataagaaaaatagaACAAATCTGAAGGGAAAACACAGCGGAAAAGAAGTAAAGAAACGAGGGAAGAAATTAAAGAAGCATAAAAGTACGAAAGTACACACAAATAAAGACAAACAAAGTAAGGAAGGTAAAGACAAGAGTAAAAATCAGAAGAATAGGACAAAAGATTCCAATCAGACGCTTGATAACAGAAAAGCGAAAAAACACGGGAGAAAGAATTTAAAGAAAGACAAAAGtgccaatacaaagaaaaataAAGACAAGAAAGGGCGCAAAAAGAGTGAAAATGAAAAGAATAAGAAAACAGAGTTAGATCGGAAACCTGGTAAAGGAGTAATAGAGAAAGTGGTtcagaagaaagagaaagaacaGAGAAAACAAGACAGATATTCATCGGGTGGGAAAAGCAATGAACACTTCCACAAGAAAAAGTGTAAAGCTACCAAAAAGTGTACTAAAGCCGGGGGAAAGTGCCAGGCGAAAGGCAAGTGCAAGACCAAAGTTGCCGCGAGCAAGTGCAAGGGAAGATCGTGCGAGTGCTGCCTCTCAG CTTGTGCATTTAAGCCTAAAAAGAAATGCACTAAATACAAGGGCGTGTGCAAGACAAAGTGCGACGTGAAGGAGCAACTGATTGCCAAGGGTTGCATGAAGaagaagtgtgtgtgttgtgccaagCCTTGCAAGCCCACGACAGTGTGCACCTCTCTAGGAGGTTACTGTGTGCAGAGCAAGAAGTCCTGTGTTGGTTTGGTCGACAAGGATGAATGCAAGGGAGCCAAATGCTTCTGTTGTTATCCAA CACCCACGACTACAACGTCTACCAGTACTCCGTTTGTGTCTACAGTTCCATCATCCAGTACAACTACAACACTCGGAACAACTACTACAAATTCTTCTATCAACACAACTcttacaacatcaacaactaATACAACTGCTACAACATCAACGTCTAATACAACTGCTACAACATCAACAACTAATACAACTGCTACAACATTAACAACTAATACAACTGCTACAACATTAACAACTAATACAACTGCTACAACATCAACAACTAATACAACTGCTACAACATCAACAACTAATACAACCGCTACAACATCAACAACTAATACAACTGCTACAACATCAACAACTAATACAACTGCTTCAACATCAACAACTAATACAACTGCTACAACATCAACAACTAATACAACCGCTACAACATCAACATCTAACACTGCTACAACTACATCCACCAACGCTACTCTGGCTAACCTCACTGCGGAGCTCAACCAACTGCTCTCTGCCATAAATACCACAAATCAAGTGATTGCGTCTCTTCAAACCATGCTAACTCTACTCACAAATCTTGCTAACGCAATCAATGCTTCGATTATCGGAAGGAGAAAGCGTGACACCCCGCAAGATATCCTGGGGATTGTTGGGATTACTGCAGAAATAGAGATCGCGATTTTACAAGGGAACACCAATGGTTTAAATCTACTAGCTGCCTCACTGAACACGAAGCAAAGCAGTGTGATACAAGCAATACAGATGTATTCCAATGGGACTTTGTCAAATAGTAACAACCTTCAAGTGGCCGTCATAACAGCCATTCTCAACATAAATACTTGTCTAAACATTGCAGGAGCACTGAGAAGCAGCCAGTCAAGCAGTATAGCAATCATACAGGTACAAATCAGCGCACTAGGGGGAACCACAGTCACTGTGCCAACCGTCTCTGTCATCATACCCACCTTCATTACTGTTACAGTTGCCTCCACGAGCACCACAACCCCAGCTAGTACTACAAATTCCGCAAGTACAGTTTCAACAGGTACAACTTCAACATcttcaccatcaaccaccacaattAATGCACCAACGACAACCACCAATGCAACGCTCACTAACCTCACTGCACAACTCAACCAACTGTTAACTTCCTTAAATGCAACAGATCAAGCGATTTTGGCCCTTCAGTCCATTGAAACTGTACTTACCAATCTTGCCAACGTAGTCAACGCGTCCATTGTTGGAAGAAGGAAACGAGATATCTCAACAACGATCCTGACCATTGTGCAGATTACCACAAGCATGCAAACCGCGATAACCCAAGGAAATGATAATGATATAAATAGTCTAACACTCCAACTAACAACAATACAGGTTACGGTGGTACAGACAATACAAATGATAGTCAGTAGGACATATATACCCAACGCTGGACTTCTAACTTTTGTGCAATCAACAATTACCACCGTTTCAACGTGTATTAGTGTCGCAGTAACTAGGAGGACTCAGGTGCTGAGTAACATTAACAACGTACAGAAACAAATCATCCAACGAGGAGGAACAACTGTTACTGTACCCACAGTACCATCTGTtgttgttaccaccatcacttttCCTGCAACTACCACTCCCGTTGTTGTAACCACTACTCCCATTATTGTAACCACCACTCCTGCTGTTGCAACTACTACTCCTGTTGTGGCAACCACTACTCCTGCTGTTGCAACCACTACTCCTGTTGTTGCAACTACTACTCCTGTTGTGGCAACCACTACTCCtgctgttgcaaccaccactgctgttgcaACTACTACTCCTGTTGTGGcaaccactactgctgttgcaaCCACTACTTCTGCTGTTGCAACAACTACTTCTGTTGTTGCAACCACTACTTCTGTTGTTGCAACCACTACTCCCGTTGCTGTAACCACTACTCCTGCTGTTGCAACCACTAGTCCTGCTGTTGCAACTACTACTCCTGTTGTGGcaaccactactgctgttgcaaccactactgctgttgcaaCTACTACTCCTGTTGTGGCAACCACTACTCCTGTTGTTGCAACCACTACTTCTGTTGTTGCAACCACTACTTCTGTTGTTGCAACCACTACTTCTGTTGTTGCAACCACTACTTCTGTTGTTGCAACCACTACTCCTGTTGTTGCAACCACTACTCCCGTTGTTACAACCACTTCCCCCATTGTTGCAACAACTACTCCCGTTGTAACCACCACTCCAGCTAATgtagctaccaccactgctgctgcagccaccactactgctgctgcaaccaccaccactgctgctgcaaccaccaccactgctgctgcaaccaccaccactgctgctgcaaccaccaccactgctgctgcaaccgccaccactgctgctgcaaccaccaccactgctgctgcaaccaccaccactgctgctgcaaccaccaccactgctgctgcaaccaccaccactgctgctgcaaccaccaccactgctgctgcaaccaccaccactgctactgaaACCACCACCGTACATGGTTAA